Proteins encoded by one window of Geobacter sp. DSM 9736:
- a CDS encoding SagB/ThcOx family dehydrogenase → MPARRSITRSSGHYFLTDRIRDEVEWRKTPQSGGLAPPPAQKPLPAGNPVIIRLPGRESVEISGCDLMEAIARRKSRRRFKVSPLNLDELAFLLWSTQGVRARLGEAAISRTVPSAGCRHPFETYLAVKLVEGLAPGIYRYLPLDHALLLEKSIEQFDDVLTAAVRGQRFAAEAAVTFIWAAIPARTEWRYAEASYKVIAIDAGHICQNLYLACEAIGAGTCAIGAYDQDLVDELIGVDGKEEFTVYLAPVGKVR, encoded by the coding sequence ATGCCTGCGAGACGCTCGATAACAAGAAGCTCGGGGCACTATTTCCTGACTGACAGGATAAGGGACGAGGTAGAGTGGCGTAAGACGCCGCAATCGGGGGGCTTGGCTCCTCCTCCAGCCCAGAAACCCTTGCCTGCCGGGAATCCGGTCATCATCAGACTTCCAGGGCGGGAATCGGTGGAAATTTCGGGCTGCGACCTTATGGAAGCAATAGCCCGGCGCAAAAGCCGCCGCAGGTTCAAAGTCTCACCACTGAATCTGGATGAATTGGCATTTCTTCTCTGGAGCACCCAGGGTGTCCGTGCACGACTTGGGGAAGCGGCTATTTCCCGAACCGTTCCGTCCGCAGGGTGCCGTCACCCTTTCGAAACATACCTGGCAGTAAAGCTGGTCGAAGGGCTCGCACCGGGCATCTACCGCTATCTGCCGCTCGACCACGCCCTTCTCCTGGAAAAAAGCATTGAGCAATTCGATGATGTGCTGACGGCAGCCGTCAGGGGGCAGCGGTTCGCCGCGGAGGCGGCGGTCACCTTCATCTGGGCGGCGATTCCGGCTCGGACGGAGTGGCGATATGCGGAAGCTTCCTACAAGGTGATCGCCATCGATGCGGGCCACATCTGTCAGAACCTGTACCTCGCTTGTGAAGCGATCGGGGCAGGCACCTGCGCCATCGGCGCATATGACCAGGATCTTGTCGATGAGCTGATAGGTGTGGACGGGAAGGAGGAGTTCACGGTCTATCTCGCACCGGTTGGGAAAGTAAGGTAA
- the lysA gene encoding diaminopimelate decarboxylase, with amino-acid sequence MHHFQYKGNELFAEEVPVREIVAKVGSPVYVYSHATLERHYRAFDDAFAGVPHTICYSVKANSTMAVLKTFINLGGGVDIVSGGELYRALKAGADPQKVVYSGVGKKDDEIEYALNSNILMFNVESEQELDRINQIATRMGKKAGIAIRVNPDVDPQTHPYITTGLKNAKFGITIERAIEEYKRAKGMAGIEILGIDCHIGSQLTKVNPFVDSIIKLKKVIGILKEAGISLKYFDIGGGLGITYNNEEPPLPSDYGKEIISATKDLGMHLVFEPGRNIVGNAGVLVAKCLYTKQRDEKNFIMIDAGMNDLARPALYGSFHGVQPVVNDQDGLVMADIVGPICESGDFLVKDREVPMFRQGDLMAFMSAGAYGFAMSSTYNSRPRVAEVMVKGNSFEVVRERETVEDLIKGERVPSFL; translated from the coding sequence ATGCATCACTTTCAGTACAAGGGGAACGAACTCTTCGCCGAAGAGGTGCCGGTCCGCGAAATCGTCGCAAAGGTGGGAAGCCCGGTCTACGTCTATTCCCACGCCACCCTTGAACGGCACTACCGCGCCTTCGACGACGCCTTTGCCGGCGTCCCCCACACCATCTGTTACTCGGTCAAGGCAAACTCCACTATGGCTGTCCTCAAGACATTCATCAACCTCGGTGGCGGGGTCGATATCGTGTCGGGCGGAGAACTGTACCGTGCGCTCAAGGCTGGGGCAGATCCGCAGAAGGTGGTCTACTCGGGTGTCGGCAAGAAGGACGACGAGATCGAGTACGCCCTCAACAGCAATATACTGATGTTCAACGTGGAGTCGGAACAGGAGCTTGATCGGATCAACCAGATTGCAACCCGCATGGGGAAGAAGGCTGGTATCGCTATCCGCGTCAATCCGGACGTCGATCCTCAGACACACCCCTACATCACGACGGGTCTAAAGAACGCCAAGTTCGGGATCACAATAGAGCGTGCAATCGAAGAGTACAAGCGCGCCAAGGGGATGGCAGGAATCGAGATCCTCGGCATCGATTGCCACATCGGTAGCCAGCTGACGAAGGTCAACCCCTTCGTGGACTCGATCATCAAGCTCAAGAAGGTGATCGGCATTCTCAAGGAAGCCGGAATCTCCCTGAAGTACTTCGACATCGGCGGGGGTCTCGGCATAACTTACAACAACGAGGAGCCGCCACTCCCTTCCGATTACGGCAAGGAAATCATCTCCGCCACCAAGGATCTGGGTATGCACCTGGTGTTCGAGCCGGGGCGGAACATCGTCGGGAATGCCGGCGTACTCGTCGCCAAGTGCCTCTACACCAAACAGCGCGACGAGAAGAACTTCATCATGATCGACGCCGGGATGAACGACCTCGCACGTCCGGCTCTTTACGGTTCCTTCCACGGCGTGCAGCCGGTAGTGAATGACCAGGACGGGCTCGTGATGGCCGATATCGTCGGCCCCATCTGCGAGTCGGGTGACTTCCTCGTGAAGGACCGGGAAGTGCCGATGTTCCGGCAGGGGGACCTTATGGCCTTCATGTCCGCCGGCGCCTACGGCTTTGCCATGAGCAGCACCTACAACAGCCGCCCGCGTGTGGCTGAGGTGATGGTGAAGGGTAATTCCTTCGAGGTGGTGCGCGAGCGGGAAACGGTGGAGGATTTGATCAAGGGAGAACGAGTCCCATCCTTCCTCTGA
- a CDS encoding LL-diaminopimelate aminotransferase — protein sequence MAKINDHYLKLKAGYLFPEIGRRVRAFAEANPQAKVIRLGIGDVTRPLAPAVIKAFHDAVDDLATTDHFAGYGPEQGYDWLINAIIEKSYKPLGVSLKTEEMFISDGSKCDCANILDIFALDNKVAIGDPVYPVYNDTNVMIGRTGDADEKGYYKNIVYMPCTEENHFIPALPTEKVDIIYLCFPNNPTGTVATREELKKWVDYANANDAVIFFDAAYEAFITDPSIPHSIYEIEGAKKCAIEFRSFSKTAGFTGVRCGLVVVPEEVMGTTSTGERYSFNKLWLRRTTTKFNGASYPVQKAAAAVYSDEGWKQNKEIIDYYMENARIIREGLKAAGLTVYGGVNAPYIWLKTPGGMSSWDFFDKLLTECNVVGTPGSGFGPSGEGYFRLSAFGHRENVIEAVERIKKNLK from the coding sequence ATGGCAAAGATCAATGACCACTATCTCAAGCTCAAGGCAGGATACCTCTTCCCCGAAATCGGGCGGCGCGTGCGCGCCTTTGCGGAGGCAAATCCGCAGGCGAAAGTGATCCGGCTCGGGATCGGCGACGTTACCAGGCCGCTGGCTCCCGCCGTGATCAAGGCGTTTCACGATGCTGTTGACGATCTGGCAACGACCGATCATTTTGCGGGGTACGGCCCGGAGCAGGGGTACGACTGGCTCATCAACGCCATCATCGAGAAGTCGTACAAGCCGCTCGGCGTTTCCCTGAAGACCGAGGAGATGTTCATATCCGACGGCTCCAAGTGCGACTGCGCGAACATCCTGGACATCTTCGCACTCGACAACAAGGTCGCCATCGGCGATCCGGTCTACCCGGTCTACAACGACACCAACGTGATGATCGGCCGCACCGGCGATGCCGACGAGAAGGGGTACTACAAGAACATAGTCTACATGCCATGCACCGAGGAGAACCACTTCATCCCGGCGCTTCCCACGGAGAAGGTGGACATCATCTACCTCTGCTTCCCCAACAATCCCACCGGCACCGTCGCCACGAGGGAAGAGCTGAAGAAATGGGTCGATTACGCAAACGCCAATGACGCGGTCATCTTCTTCGACGCCGCCTACGAAGCATTCATCACCGATCCCTCGATTCCCCATTCAATCTACGAGATCGAGGGGGCCAAGAAATGCGCCATCGAGTTCCGCTCCTTCTCCAAGACCGCCGGCTTCACCGGGGTTCGTTGCGGCCTCGTGGTGGTCCCCGAAGAGGTGATGGGCACCACCTCCACCGGCGAAAGGTACAGCTTCAACAAGCTCTGGCTCCGCCGGACCACCACCAAGTTCAACGGAGCCTCCTACCCCGTCCAGAAGGCGGCAGCCGCCGTATACTCCGACGAGGGCTGGAAGCAGAACAAGGAGATTATCGACTATTACATGGAGAATGCCCGCATCATCCGGGAGGGGCTCAAGGCTGCAGGGCTCACCGTCTACGGCGGCGTCAACGCGCCCTACATCTGGCTGAAGACCCCCGGCGGGATGAGCAGCTGGGACTTCTTCGACAAGCTCCTCACCGAGTGCAACGTGGTCGGTACCCCCGGCAGCGGCTTCGGACCGAGCGGCGAAGGGTACTTCCGCCTATCCGCCTTCGGCCACCGGGAGAACGTCATCGAAGCCGTGGAAAGGATCAAGAAAAACCTGAAGTAG
- the dapB gene encoding 4-hydroxy-tetrahydrodipicolinate reductase, whose amino-acid sequence MVKVAVCGAAGRMGQRIIVAVKEADGVELSGALERPGHPLVGQDAGIIAGCGELSVKISDDINGVVAGCDVLIDFTTPKVSLKNLEVCALKKKAIVIGSTGFTPDERALAAELAREIPCVLAPNMSVGVNVCFKILKDIAKTLGDDFDVEIVESHHKLKKDSPSGTAVRMGEVVAEALGRDYNKVANYHREGICGERTKEEIGMQTIRGGDIVGEHTVYFIGMGERIELTHRAHTRDMFSRGSVRAARWIAGKAPGIYDMQDVLGLR is encoded by the coding sequence ATGGTCAAGGTCGCGGTATGCGGCGCTGCCGGGAGAATGGGGCAGCGGATAATAGTTGCGGTGAAGGAGGCTGACGGGGTTGAGCTGTCGGGAGCGCTGGAGCGCCCGGGACATCCCCTTGTGGGGCAGGATGCAGGAATCATCGCCGGGTGCGGCGAGCTCTCCGTCAAGATCAGCGACGACATCAATGGAGTGGTTGCGGGATGCGACGTGCTCATCGACTTCACCACACCTAAAGTCTCCCTGAAGAACCTCGAAGTCTGCGCTCTCAAGAAGAAGGCAATCGTCATCGGCTCCACCGGGTTCACTCCTGACGAGCGCGCCCTTGCGGCTGAACTGGCGCGTGAGATTCCCTGCGTCCTCGCTCCCAACATGTCGGTTGGGGTCAACGTCTGCTTCAAGATCCTCAAGGACATCGCGAAGACCCTCGGGGACGACTTCGACGTGGAGATCGTGGAATCCCACCACAAGCTCAAGAAGGATTCCCCTTCGGGAACGGCCGTCCGGATGGGGGAGGTGGTTGCGGAGGCGCTCGGCCGCGACTACAACAAGGTCGCCAACTACCACAGGGAAGGGATCTGCGGAGAGCGGACAAAGGAAGAAATCGGTATGCAGACAATCCGCGGCGGCGACATCGTCGGCGAGCACACCGTCTACTTCATCGGGATGGGGGAGCGGATCGAGCTCACCCACCGCGCCCATACCCGAGACATGTTTTCCAGGGGGTCGGTCCGGGCTGCCAGGTGGATTGCCGGGAAGGCGCCGGGGATATACGACATGCAGGACGTCCTCGGCCTTAGGTAG
- the argH gene encoding argininosuccinate lyase produces MAQEKLWGGRFSQPTDKFVEEFTASIQFDKRLYSQDIRGSIAHAEMLGRQGIISAADVEAIVGGLREILDQIEQGTFDFSVSLEDIHMNIEARLSEKIGEAGKRLHTGRSRNDQVALDIRLYLRDEIAEITSYLDLLVDSLLFQAEKNINVMMPGFTHLQTAQPILFAHHMLAYVEMFKRDKGRMEDCLKRVNVLPLGAGALAGTTFPIDREFVADRLGFPEVTRNSLDSVSDRDFALEFISAASILMMHLSRFSEELILWSTSEFRFVELSDSFCTGSSIMPQKKNPDVPELVRGKTGRVYGNLMALLTVMKSLPLAYNKDMQEDKEPLFDTIDTVKGSLKIFADMIREMRVNADRMLQAAGGGFSTATDVADYLVRKGVPFRDAHEVVGKVVRYCIDEDMTLEELSLAEWQLFSMQIQEDIFAAITLEASVNARSATGGTALERVRQEIERARSGK; encoded by the coding sequence ATGGCACAAGAAAAGCTTTGGGGGGGGCGCTTTTCCCAGCCCACGGACAAGTTCGTCGAAGAGTTCACCGCATCCATCCAGTTCGACAAGCGGCTGTACAGTCAGGACATCAGGGGCTCCATCGCCCATGCGGAAATGCTCGGCAGGCAAGGGATCATTTCGGCGGCCGATGTGGAGGCGATTGTCGGAGGGCTTCGGGAGATTCTCGACCAGATCGAGCAGGGCACATTTGACTTTTCCGTCTCCCTCGAGGACATCCATATGAACATCGAGGCGCGGCTTTCGGAAAAGATCGGAGAGGCGGGGAAGCGGCTCCACACCGGACGGTCGCGAAACGACCAGGTCGCCCTGGACATACGTCTCTATCTGAGGGACGAGATTGCGGAAATCACCTCCTATCTCGACCTGCTCGTCGATAGCCTCCTCTTCCAGGCGGAAAAGAACATAAATGTGATGATGCCGGGGTTTACCCATCTCCAGACCGCCCAGCCGATCCTCTTCGCCCACCACATGCTCGCCTACGTGGAGATGTTCAAGCGGGACAAGGGCAGGATGGAGGATTGCCTGAAGCGGGTGAACGTACTGCCGCTCGGGGCTGGCGCCCTCGCCGGCACCACCTTCCCGATAGACCGGGAATTCGTTGCGGATCGGCTCGGCTTCCCCGAAGTGACGAGGAACTCACTCGACTCCGTTTCCGATCGGGATTTCGCTCTTGAGTTCATATCCGCCGCGTCAATCCTGATGATGCACCTTTCCCGCTTCTCCGAGGAACTCATCCTCTGGTCCACAAGCGAATTCCGTTTCGTCGAACTCTCCGACTCCTTCTGCACCGGCTCTTCCATCATGCCCCAGAAGAAGAACCCGGACGTCCCCGAGCTAGTACGGGGGAAGACCGGCCGGGTCTACGGGAACCTGATGGCGCTCCTCACTGTAATGAAGTCACTCCCCCTGGCCTACAACAAGGACATGCAGGAGGACAAGGAGCCTCTCTTCGACACCATCGACACCGTTAAGGGCTCCCTCAAGATATTCGCCGACATGATCAGGGAGATGCGGGTCAACGCCGACCGGATGCTGCAGGCCGCAGGCGGGGGATTCTCAACCGCCACCGACGTCGCAGACTACCTTGTCCGCAAAGGGGTGCCGTTCCGCGATGCTCATGAGGTGGTGGGGAAGGTGGTCCGGTACTGCATCGACGAGGATATGACACTGGAGGAGCTGTCGCTGGCGGAATGGCAGCTTTTTTCGATGCAGATACAGGAGGATATCTTTGCGGCGATTACCCTGGAGGCAAGCGTCAACGCCCGCAGCGCCACAGGCGGGACGGCGCTGGAGAGAGTGCGTCAGGAAATCGAAAGAGCCAGATCCGGCAAGTGA
- a CDS encoding cupin domain-containing protein, whose protein sequence is MDILVEHNPGKDRLDSLGIGSWPIWSCEASEFPWRYESRETCYLLEGEVLVSPEVGEPVSIKAGDLVIFPAGMSCRWKVIKPVSKHYRFD, encoded by the coding sequence ATGGATATACTAGTTGAGCACAACCCGGGGAAGGACCGCCTTGACTCCCTCGGTATCGGGTCGTGGCCCATCTGGAGCTGCGAAGCCTCCGAATTTCCCTGGAGGTACGAAAGCAGGGAAACCTGCTACCTGCTGGAAGGGGAGGTGCTCGTTTCGCCTGAAGTGGGAGAACCGGTCAGCATAAAAGCAGGAGACCTGGTGATATTCCCCGCCGGTATGTCATGCCGCTGGAAGGTCATCAAACCGGTCAGCAAGCACTACAGGTTCGACTGA
- a CDS encoding type 1 glutamine amidotransferase domain-containing protein — MEVKKLNGRHIAVLAADGFEKVELAVPMKAFQLAGATVDVISLRKGRIRGVNLHEPAGKVRVTKTVQDADPKDYDALFIPGGFINPDLLRQSAQAREFAHTFNVSGKPIASICHGPWVLASAGILQGRTITSWPGIRDDVVNAGARWLDQEVVRDGNLLTSRGPQDLPAFVAAVTDLFSGEVPVTEAAPAHATSAPQRNDPPQAVLNALKWIPRPSFRTALGIGAIAVGAAATMRRRHAHV, encoded by the coding sequence ATGGAAGTTAAGAAGCTGAACGGGCGGCACATAGCGGTGCTGGCCGCCGATGGTTTCGAAAAAGTCGAGCTGGCGGTGCCCATGAAAGCATTTCAGCTTGCGGGAGCAACGGTGGATGTGATCTCGCTGAGAAAGGGGCGTATTCGGGGGGTCAACCTGCATGAGCCGGCAGGAAAGGTGCGGGTAACCAAGACCGTGCAGGACGCGGACCCCAAGGATTACGATGCGCTATTCATTCCCGGAGGGTTCATAAATCCCGATCTTCTGCGTCAGTCTGCGCAAGCCAGAGAGTTCGCCCACACCTTCAATGTCTCCGGAAAGCCCATCGCTTCGATCTGCCACGGACCCTGGGTTTTGGCATCAGCCGGTATTCTGCAGGGGAGAACGATCACCTCCTGGCCAGGAATACGGGATGACGTGGTAAATGCAGGTGCACGTTGGCTAGATCAGGAGGTGGTGAGGGATGGCAACCTGCTTACCAGCAGGGGTCCACAGGATCTTCCTGCCTTCGTGGCAGCGGTTACCGACCTTTTTTCAGGTGAGGTGCCGGTAACCGAAGCCGCTCCAGCACACGCAACGTCTGCCCCGCAACGCAACGATCCCCCGCAAGCAGTGTTGAACGCGCTAAAGTGGATCCCCAGGCCCTCTTTCAGAACAGCGCTGGGGATCGGTGCGATCGCTGTCGGAGCGGCGGCAACCATGCGGCGGCGCCATGCGCATGTCTAG
- a CDS encoding lipoprotein, translated as MNKLIIVLLISLVLSGCGRKGQLIPPEALVPAPISDLRVAQQGEKFLVSWSPPLRDEGGRKLGELGGFLILRRVVLPPKEDCEQCPNAYHLLKRVDLDYLQDVTRLGALYFLSDPSAATGTTYQYKALSVKADGTVSRDSNKARRKKVSPPPPPRIQVRFTPVAAVLQWEPVTLHGEGTTVGYNVYRRKAAGSHFPVPLNDTPITEPRFEDTAISADDEYVYLVRTVARIDGEIVESESSGEVTGRLLPTESEE; from the coding sequence ATGAACAAACTCATCATTGTCCTACTCATCTCTCTCGTACTCTCCGGATGCGGCCGGAAGGGTCAGCTGATCCCGCCGGAAGCACTCGTGCCTGCACCGATTTCTGATCTGCGTGTGGCCCAGCAGGGTGAGAAATTCCTGGTCTCCTGGTCCCCCCCCTTACGCGACGAGGGGGGGCGCAAGCTGGGGGAACTGGGCGGATTCCTGATCCTTCGCCGGGTAGTGCTTCCTCCGAAGGAGGATTGCGAACAGTGCCCCAACGCATACCACCTCCTGAAGCGGGTCGACCTCGATTACCTGCAGGATGTCACTCGACTCGGCGCCCTCTATTTCCTCAGCGACCCTTCAGCTGCCACCGGCACCACGTATCAGTACAAAGCTCTTTCCGTGAAGGCTGACGGTACAGTAAGCCGGGATTCGAATAAAGCGAGGAGAAAGAAGGTTTCACCACCACCCCCGCCGCGCATTCAGGTGCGCTTTACTCCAGTAGCAGCCGTTCTTCAGTGGGAACCGGTAACGCTTCATGGCGAGGGCACGACCGTAGGGTACAACGTCTATCGGCGAAAAGCTGCCGGCTCTCACTTTCCTGTCCCGCTGAACGATACACCCATTACCGAACCGCGATTTGAGGATACCGCAATTTCAGCTGACGATGAGTACGTCTACCTCGTTCGAACCGTCGCCAGGATTGATGGAGAAATTGTAGAGAGCGAATCATCCGGCGAGGTGACAGGGCGCCTCCTTCCAACAGAATCCGAAGAATAA
- the dapA gene encoding 4-hydroxy-tetrahydrodipicolinate synthase — protein sequence MFKGSIVAIVTPFRNGAVDEEKLRELVEFQIENGTDAIVPCGTTGESSTLDYEEHDRVIEIVVEQVKKRVPVIAGTGSNSTREAIEMTAHAKELGADGALLVTPYYNKPTQEGLYRHYMAVADAVALPQILYNVPGRTGVNLLPETVARLASHKNIVAIKEATGSLQQASEVLALCGDKIDVLSGDDFITFPLMACGAKGVISVLANIMPKAVGDLTDAFFAGDLEKARQLHLQTLKISNAMFIESNPIPVKTALGLMGKCSDELRLPLCPMGEGNKAKLAAVLKEYNLI from the coding sequence ATGTTCAAAGGAAGCATTGTCGCCATAGTGACGCCGTTCAGGAACGGGGCGGTGGACGAGGAGAAGCTGCGGGAGCTCGTAGAGTTCCAGATCGAGAACGGGACCGATGCCATCGTCCCGTGCGGCACCACCGGCGAGTCGTCTACGCTCGACTATGAAGAGCACGACCGGGTCATCGAGATCGTGGTGGAGCAGGTTAAGAAGCGCGTTCCCGTCATCGCCGGCACAGGTTCCAACTCGACCCGGGAAGCTATCGAGATGACCGCGCATGCCAAGGAGCTGGGCGCAGACGGCGCGCTCCTCGTCACGCCCTACTACAACAAGCCGACCCAGGAGGGTCTCTACCGGCACTACATGGCGGTGGCCGATGCGGTGGCGCTCCCCCAGATCCTCTACAACGTTCCCGGGCGCACCGGGGTGAACCTCCTGCCGGAGACGGTGGCGCGCCTGGCGTCCCACAAGAACATCGTAGCGATCAAGGAGGCGACCGGGTCGCTCCAGCAGGCTTCGGAGGTTCTTGCCCTCTGCGGTGACAAGATTGATGTCCTCTCCGGCGACGACTTCATCACCTTTCCGCTCATGGCATGCGGCGCGAAGGGGGTCATCTCCGTGCTGGCCAACATCATGCCGAAAGCGGTGGGAGACCTGACCGACGCTTTTTTTGCGGGCGACCTGGAAAAGGCCCGTCAGCTCCACCTGCAAACCCTCAAGATCAGCAACGCCATGTTCATCGAGAGCAATCCGATTCCGGTGAAGACGGCCCTGGGACTCATGGGGAAATGCTCGGATGAGCTCCGCCTGCCACTCTGCCCGATGGGGGAGGGGAACAAGGCGAAGCTTGCGGCGGTCCTGAAGGAATACAACCTAATCTAA